The following proteins are co-located in the Pyrococcus abyssi GE5 genome:
- a CDS encoding thioredoxin fold domain-containing protein, with amino-acid sequence MKKVAFILIIVLLAFSLGCLSSTSTPTTTQTSQPSPTTPSKTQAQDWLEGLDKSKFHFYVFGVNTCPHCRRMKELLPEYFGNKSLTFYEVRENKTAYEFYLKFMETLGVTGVPLIGIFYENKLYAVVEGEIDPRDIPKLVKAAMKENGVALIISRGQFLIPRNETKGIEAISNLTSWFKLGEH; translated from the coding sequence ATGAAGAAAGTTGCGTTCATATTGATAATTGTTCTCTTGGCGTTTTCCCTGGGTTGCCTATCCTCTACCTCTACTCCCACCACAACTCAAACGTCCCAGCCCTCTCCAACGACCCCCTCTAAAACCCAGGCTCAAGACTGGCTCGAAGGGTTAGACAAGTCAAAGTTTCACTTCTACGTTTTTGGAGTTAATACTTGTCCACACTGTAGGAGGATGAAGGAGCTCCTTCCAGAGTACTTTGGAAATAAGAGTTTAACATTTTATGAAGTTAGGGAGAACAAGACCGCCTACGAGTTCTACCTTAAGTTCATGGAAACCCTTGGGGTAACCGGAGTTCCCCTCATAGGAATATTCTACGAGAACAAGCTATACGCGGTAGTCGAGGGAGAGATAGATCCCAGGGATATTCCAAAGTTGGTCAAGGCTGCCATGAAAGAAAATGGAGTTGCCTTAATAATTTCCAGGGGACAGTTTTTAATCCCCAGGAACGAAACCAAGGGTATTGAAGCTATCTCAAACTTGACGAGCTGGTTCAAGCTCGGTGAACATTAA
- a CDS encoding M20/M25/M40 family metallo-hydrolase: MKTERAKEILLQLLKIPSPSGREDRIALYIMEFLHRLDYDVHIESDGEIIDLVVNPGAELFYEVHMDTIEPRAEPFVRGNIVYGTGASDIKGGIASILLMLEQLKKEEKDLNVGIVFVSDEEKGGRGSALFMERYRPKMAIVLEPTDLEVHIAHAGNIEAYFEVDGKEAHGACPESGVNAIEQVFEMLQKLKELEPFKVKGKYFDPHIGIQELICENPYYLIPALCKGRLEARLLPNQEVEDVLDLIDPILDEYTIKYEYTEIWDGYELSEDEEIVQIAKSAMEVVGLDEFGAMRSWTDAINFTYNGTKTIVFGPGNLDISHTKHERIDVRDVVKASEFLLAVNDIVGNTS, translated from the coding sequence ATGAAAACTGAGAGAGCGAAAGAAATTCTGCTCCAGCTCCTGAAGATTCCGTCTCCCTCGGGGAGGGAAGATAGGATAGCCCTTTACATTATGGAATTCCTGCACAGGCTCGACTACGACGTTCACATAGAGAGCGATGGAGAAATAATAGACCTAGTCGTGAACCCAGGAGCTGAGCTATTCTACGAGGTTCACATGGACACGATAGAGCCTAGAGCGGAACCCTTCGTCAGGGGAAACATAGTTTACGGAACGGGAGCGAGCGACATAAAGGGAGGAATAGCCTCAATCCTCCTAATGTTGGAACAACTGAAGAAAGAAGAAAAAGACCTCAACGTTGGAATAGTCTTCGTGAGCGACGAGGAGAAAGGTGGAAGGGGAAGTGCACTATTCATGGAGCGCTACAGGCCAAAGATGGCAATAGTTCTTGAACCAACGGATTTAGAAGTGCACATAGCTCATGCTGGAAACATAGAGGCGTACTTTGAGGTTGATGGGAAAGAAGCTCACGGAGCATGTCCAGAGAGCGGTGTAAACGCAATAGAGCAGGTCTTTGAAATGCTCCAGAAGCTCAAGGAACTTGAGCCGTTTAAGGTGAAGGGGAAGTACTTCGATCCCCACATAGGGATTCAAGAGCTCATATGCGAGAACCCCTACTATCTAATCCCAGCCCTGTGCAAGGGGAGGCTTGAAGCTAGGCTACTTCCTAACCAGGAAGTTGAAGATGTCCTTGATCTAATAGACCCAATCTTAGATGAATACACGATTAAGTACGAGTACACGGAGATATGGGATGGATACGAGCTTAGTGAAGATGAGGAGATAGTGCAGATAGCGAAGAGCGCGATGGAAGTCGTTGGCTTAGATGAGTTCGGCGCTATGAGAAGCTGGACTGATGCAATAAACTTCACTTATAATGGAACTAAAACCATAGTATTTGGCCCAGGAAACCTTGATATCTCTCACACGAAGCACGAGAGGATAGACGTTAGGGATGTCGTTAAGGCTAGTGAATTCCTACTCGCAGTTAATGATATAGTTGGAAATACAAGTTAA
- a CDS encoding MFS transporter, whose product MNRNFWLFVAGRFISQLGWAIQEVALPLYVLDVTHSAKIMTLFVLADLIPSIITTPIAGVFGDRYDRKKIMVGFDLIRGVLLFLVIAFNFLTIRCLLVVQVIMAIMNAFFSAGTGAMYPDLVKPEELERANSIVMSASIISRLVGPAIGGFVYGFGGIKLAILMNAISFFGSGLFEIFIKYEWKTRNIEGFSDFVRDIKEGLKFIMSNSFISTLIGLVILLNALGAPFASIIYPYAMREILKFSSQQFGLVESAFMLGALIGNLIVGAFLGAKAGRYIFRLFLVNGAVELIFILIISPFLALPRNSAFMLLLVLGATMGMAGAMINVPLASKLQRAVPSEIRGRVFSTMEMLARIANPLSLVVVGPLVDTIGAWKTASFLWLGSGVVILYYWIFKGKELTSEEESKLVENFPGVPPED is encoded by the coding sequence ATGAATAGGAACTTCTGGCTCTTCGTGGCTGGAAGGTTCATTTCCCAGCTCGGATGGGCCATCCAAGAGGTTGCCCTTCCCCTGTACGTTCTAGACGTGACCCACAGTGCTAAGATAATGACACTCTTCGTCTTAGCAGATTTAATCCCCTCGATAATAACAACGCCAATAGCTGGAGTTTTTGGAGATAGATATGACAGGAAGAAGATTATGGTTGGTTTCGATTTAATAAGAGGAGTCCTCCTCTTTCTGGTTATTGCATTTAACTTCCTAACGATAAGATGTCTGCTTGTAGTTCAAGTGATTATGGCAATCATGAACGCTTTCTTCTCGGCTGGAACTGGTGCTATGTATCCAGACCTCGTGAAGCCCGAAGAGCTTGAGAGGGCCAACTCCATAGTTATGTCCGCGAGTATAATCTCGAGGCTTGTTGGACCGGCAATCGGAGGTTTCGTGTACGGATTTGGAGGAATAAAGCTAGCGATACTGATGAATGCGATAAGCTTCTTCGGCTCCGGCCTCTTCGAGATCTTCATAAAGTACGAATGGAAGACCAGAAACATCGAAGGGTTCTCAGATTTCGTGAGAGATATTAAAGAGGGTTTGAAATTTATAATGTCGAACAGCTTCATATCGACGCTCATAGGGCTTGTTATCCTCTTAAATGCCCTTGGGGCGCCTTTTGCAAGTATTATCTATCCATATGCAATGAGGGAAATACTGAAGTTCTCGAGCCAACAGTTCGGCCTCGTGGAGAGCGCTTTTATGCTGGGAGCCCTGATTGGGAATTTAATCGTTGGAGCGTTTCTAGGGGCAAAAGCTGGGAGATATATATTCAGGTTATTCCTAGTTAATGGGGCCGTGGAATTAATATTTATCCTAATAATTTCTCCCTTCTTAGCTCTCCCCAGGAATAGCGCTTTCATGTTACTCTTAGTGCTTGGAGCAACTATGGGCATGGCTGGGGCTATGATAAACGTTCCACTGGCTTCTAAGCTACAGAGGGCGGTTCCCTCGGAGATAAGGGGAAGGGTGTTCTCCACCATGGAAATGCTGGCTAGAATAGCGAATCCATTGAGCCTAGTTGTGGTGGGTCCGCTAGTAGATACAATAGGAGCCTGGAAAACAGCTTCATTCCTCTGGCTTGGTTCTGGAGTTGTAATCCTCTACTACTGGATCTTCAAGGGAAAAGAATTAACATCAGAGGAGGAGTCTAAGCTTGTCGAGAACTTCCCTGGGGTTCCTCCCGAAGATTAG
- a CDS encoding bifunctional hydroxymethylpyrimidine kinase/phosphomethylpyrimidine kinase: protein MRLVKTALTIAGSDSGGGAGIEADLKTFTAFGVHGLVAITSVTAQNTQAVTAIHDIPPDVVSEQIRAVAEDIGVDAAKTGMLSNAEIIKAVAKTVKNYDFPLVVDPVMIAKSGAPLLREDAVDALIKYILPLATLVTPNRFEAEKLSGMKIRTVEDAKIAAKKIAEETGAKAVIVKGGHIEGEEAIDVLYHNGSYRLYRAPKVEGCTHGTGCSFSAAITANLAKGFGLEDAIEVAKKFITLGIAMGHRIGHGHCPVNQSAWIEIPAEKWRIYEELTRAVREFEEMNPVKFIPEVGTNFVYSLPLPYARTRDDVAGVKGRIVRVGNEVRAVGPVEFGASDHLARAVLTFMKFYPEYRSAINIRYSEETVRLAEEQGLVVSFYDRREEPEEIKEREGATIPWGIESAIKRVKQRPDVIYHLGDVGKEPMILIFGRNPREVLDKLRLLL, encoded by the coding sequence ATGAGATTGGTTAAAACCGCCTTGACAATCGCTGGAAGCGACAGCGGTGGTGGGGCCGGGATAGAGGCCGATTTAAAAACATTCACCGCCTTCGGCGTCCACGGATTAGTTGCCATAACCTCAGTTACAGCCCAAAATACTCAAGCGGTAACCGCAATCCACGATATACCTCCCGATGTAGTATCAGAACAGATAAGGGCCGTCGCTGAGGACATCGGAGTTGATGCCGCAAAGACGGGAATGCTTAGTAATGCTGAGATAATAAAGGCCGTTGCCAAGACGGTGAAAAACTATGACTTCCCACTCGTAGTTGATCCAGTTATGATAGCCAAAAGCGGAGCCCCACTTTTAAGGGAAGATGCAGTAGATGCTCTAATCAAGTACATACTACCATTGGCAACCCTTGTAACGCCGAACAGGTTCGAAGCTGAGAAGTTAAGCGGGATGAAGATTAGAACCGTGGAAGATGCCAAGATTGCGGCAAAGAAGATAGCCGAGGAGACTGGAGCTAAAGCGGTGATAGTCAAGGGAGGACACATAGAGGGAGAGGAGGCCATAGACGTTCTATATCACAACGGCTCCTACAGGCTTTACAGGGCCCCCAAAGTTGAGGGGTGCACGCATGGAACTGGATGCAGCTTCTCGGCTGCGATAACGGCAAATTTGGCTAAGGGATTCGGATTGGAAGATGCGATAGAGGTTGCTAAGAAGTTCATAACCCTCGGCATAGCGATGGGTCATAGAATAGGGCACGGTCACTGCCCAGTTAATCAATCAGCTTGGATAGAGATTCCAGCCGAGAAGTGGAGGATTTACGAGGAGTTAACTAGGGCCGTTAGGGAGTTCGAGGAGATGAACCCTGTGAAATTCATTCCAGAGGTTGGAACTAACTTCGTCTATTCCCTTCCGCTACCCTATGCTAGAACTAGGGATGACGTTGCGGGGGTAAAAGGCAGGATAGTGAGAGTTGGAAACGAGGTTAGGGCTGTAGGTCCAGTGGAATTCGGTGCGAGTGACCACTTGGCCAGGGCAGTATTAACGTTCATGAAGTTTTACCCAGAGTACAGGAGCGCGATAAACATTAGGTACTCTGAAGAAACGGTAAGGCTCGCTGAGGAGCAGGGACTTGTGGTTTCCTTCTATGATAGGAGAGAGGAACCCGAGGAGATTAAGGAAAGAGAGGGAGCAACTATACCCTGGGGGATTGAGAGCGCGATAAAGAGGGTTAAGCAGAGGCCCGATGTTATATACCACCTCGGGGACGTCGGCAAGGAGCCCATGATACTAATCTTCGGGAGGAACCCCAGGGAAGTTCTCGACAAGCTTAGACTCCTCCTCTGA
- the thiE gene encoding thiamine phosphate synthase, which produces MGFREKLKLYVITDRRLKPEVKSVRQALEGGATSIQLRIKDASTKEMYEVGKEIRRLTQEYDALFFVDDRIDVALAVNADGVQLGPEDMPIEVAREIAPNLIIGASVYSLEEALEAEKKGADYLGAGSVFPTKTKRDVRVIRIEGLREIVEAVSIPVVAIGGINVENVKQVLSAGVDGIAVVSAVMGASDVKKATEELRKIIEEVLG; this is translated from the coding sequence TTGGGGTTTAGGGAGAAATTGAAGCTGTATGTAATCACGGACAGAAGGTTAAAGCCAGAGGTCAAGAGCGTTAGGCAGGCCCTTGAAGGGGGAGCAACTTCAATTCAGCTTAGGATAAAGGATGCATCCACCAAGGAGATGTATGAAGTAGGAAAGGAAATTAGGAGGCTAACCCAGGAATACGATGCACTCTTCTTCGTAGACGATAGGATAGATGTGGCCCTAGCCGTTAACGCTGACGGCGTTCAGTTGGGGCCCGAGGACATGCCAATAGAAGTTGCTAGGGAGATAGCCCCGAACTTGATAATTGGAGCTTCAGTTTATTCTCTCGAGGAAGCTCTTGAGGCTGAGAAGAAGGGAGCCGACTATTTAGGGGCTGGCTCTGTTTTTCCGACAAAGACGAAAAGAGATGTTAGAGTTATAAGAATCGAGGGATTAAGGGAGATAGTTGAAGCAGTGAGCATTCCCGTGGTTGCCATCGGAGGAATAAATGTAGAAAACGTTAAGCAAGTTCTCTCAGCTGGAGTTGATGGGATTGCCGTCGTTTCGGCTGTTATGGGGGCTTCCGACGTTAAGAAGGCTACCGAAGAGCTTAGAAAAATAATAGAGGAGGTGTTAGGATGA
- the thiM gene encoding hydroxyethylthiazole kinase codes for MNFIVEALNEVRKRKPLVHNITNFVVMNTTANALLALGASPVMAHAEEELEEMIGLADAVVINIGTLDSWWRKSMIKAVEIANEMKKPIVLDPVGAGATKLRTKVALEILDRGVTVLKGNFGEISSLLGEFGKTRGVDSSEYDEEKAKVLALSAAKEFNTTVAVTGAVDYVSDGGKVFAIYNGHKLLERVTGTGCIVTAITGAFVAVTEPLRAAISSLVVFGIAAEKAYEEAKYPGSFHVKLYDWLYRIDGEVIRKYAKVREVGV; via the coding sequence TTGAATTTTATCGTTGAAGCCCTCAACGAAGTTAGGAAGAGAAAGCCCCTAGTTCACAACATCACCAACTTTGTAGTTATGAATACAACCGCAAATGCCCTGCTCGCCTTGGGAGCTTCACCCGTAATGGCTCACGCCGAAGAAGAGCTCGAGGAGATGATAGGATTAGCCGACGCCGTAGTGATAAATATAGGAACCCTCGACTCCTGGTGGAGGAAATCCATGATAAAAGCGGTAGAAATAGCTAATGAGATGAAAAAGCCCATAGTTCTAGATCCTGTGGGGGCAGGTGCGACAAAGCTTAGAACTAAAGTGGCACTAGAAATCCTTGATAGAGGAGTTACCGTGTTGAAGGGTAACTTTGGCGAAATATCATCACTCCTAGGAGAATTTGGGAAGACGAGAGGGGTCGATTCTTCAGAGTACGACGAAGAGAAAGCCAAGGTTCTGGCTTTAAGTGCCGCCAAGGAGTTCAACACAACAGTTGCAGTTACTGGGGCTGTAGATTATGTCAGCGACGGTGGTAAAGTCTTCGCGATATACAATGGACATAAATTACTCGAAAGGGTCACCGGGACAGGTTGCATTGTTACCGCGATAACTGGGGCTTTCGTTGCGGTCACAGAGCCACTTAGAGCGGCAATTTCTTCCCTCGTCGTATTTGGAATCGCCGCCGAGAAAGCCTATGAGGAGGCCAAGTACCCAGGAAGCTTCCACGTTAAGCTGTACGATTGGTTGTACAGGATAGATGGCGAGGTAATAAGGAAGTACGCAAAGGTGAGGGAAGTTGGGGTTTAG
- the cytX gene encoding putative hydroxymethylpyrimidine transporter CytX has protein sequence MEEIKPVKEKIFDFWSNFSIWFGADFGIAVIWAGALLTPYLSLKEALAIIILGHLLGNAVMSLIAIEGQETGLPTMVLSRGPLGGKGSVLPSFLNYLQLIGWTAIMLIVGARALDVIFPGTYYAWVIVLGILVTAWTIVGPERWRWLEKLSVVLLGVLSVWLLYVIFSKYSFSELWNKPGTGGLSLLIALDLVIAMPLSWAPTIADYSRFAKSRADAAWGTYLGHLVGSAFCYFLGALSNVAMGKEDPISLIAAYGLGIPAMLIVLISTLNTTFMDIYSASITWKNINPKANLKTQVLLVGTLGTLLALVFPVDKYEAFLLLIGGAFVPLAAIMITDYFLVKREYDAEKLLADESIRAPGIIAWVIGFILYLSLTMESLIGISVPVLSQIGNEIGASIPVFLITMVLYYILSRR, from the coding sequence ATGGAGGAGATAAAACCAGTAAAGGAGAAGATATTTGACTTCTGGAGCAACTTCTCAATATGGTTTGGTGCTGACTTTGGAATAGCCGTTATCTGGGCTGGAGCGCTCTTAACGCCGTACCTCTCGTTGAAAGAAGCTTTGGCAATTATAATCCTGGGCCACCTACTTGGGAACGCCGTTATGAGCTTAATTGCCATAGAAGGGCAAGAAACCGGTTTACCGACGATGGTTCTCTCAAGGGGACCACTTGGTGGCAAGGGCTCAGTGTTGCCCTCTTTCTTAAATTACCTCCAACTAATAGGATGGACCGCGATAATGCTGATAGTCGGTGCAAGGGCTTTAGACGTTATATTCCCAGGAACTTACTACGCCTGGGTGATAGTCCTTGGAATACTAGTTACGGCTTGGACTATAGTTGGGCCTGAGAGGTGGAGGTGGCTAGAAAAGTTATCCGTCGTCTTGCTCGGAGTGCTTAGTGTGTGGCTTCTCTACGTAATATTCAGCAAGTACTCGTTCTCGGAACTATGGAATAAGCCAGGAACGGGTGGATTATCCCTGTTAATAGCCCTAGACTTAGTAATCGCAATGCCCCTCAGCTGGGCCCCAACTATAGCGGACTATTCAAGATTTGCAAAAAGTAGGGCTGATGCGGCCTGGGGAACTTACCTGGGCCATTTAGTGGGTTCCGCATTCTGTTACTTCCTGGGAGCCCTAAGTAACGTTGCCATGGGTAAGGAAGACCCGATAAGCTTGATAGCCGCCTATGGCCTAGGGATTCCCGCAATGTTAATAGTCTTGATTTCAACGCTGAATACAACTTTTATGGACATATACTCAGCCTCGATAACGTGGAAGAACATAAATCCCAAAGCTAACCTTAAGACTCAGGTTTTGCTAGTTGGAACCTTAGGTACGCTTTTGGCCTTGGTATTCCCTGTTGATAAGTATGAGGCTTTCCTCCTTTTAATTGGGGGAGCCTTCGTTCCATTGGCGGCCATAATGATAACTGACTACTTCCTCGTGAAGAGGGAGTATGATGCCGAGAAGCTGTTGGCGGATGAGAGCATAAGAGCTCCAGGAATAATAGCCTGGGTAATAGGGTTTATCCTGTACCTGTCTTTAACTATGGAAAGCCTAATTGGAATTTCAGTTCCAGTTCTAAGCCAAATAGGGAATGAAATAGGTGCAAGCATCCCGGTATTCCTAATAACGATGGTACTCTACTATATCCTTTCCAGGAGGTGA
- a CDS encoding TenA family protein — translation MFSEELLREARPIWKKFLPHRFLKEVAEGKISKEAFARWLVNDYYFVKNALRFMAILMAKAPDNLLGFFAESIYYISQELTMFKENAEKLGVELEGEIDWRAKAYVNYLLNTAYAGSFLEGFTAFYCEERAYYEAWKWVKENLKEKSPYIDFINHWSSEDFRKYVERIEEILNSLAEMHGDFEKERAKKVFLEVSEFELLFWDIAYGGIEYGGDKTSKGEDI, via the coding sequence ATGTTTTCTGAGGAACTTCTGAGAGAAGCGAGGCCGATATGGAAAAAATTCCTTCCCCACAGGTTTTTAAAAGAGGTTGCCGAAGGGAAGATAAGCAAAGAAGCTTTTGCAAGGTGGCTAGTTAACGATTACTACTTCGTAAAGAACGCTCTTCGCTTCATGGCAATACTCATGGCAAAGGCCCCAGACAATCTTCTAGGCTTTTTCGCGGAGTCCATCTATTATATATCTCAGGAACTAACTATGTTTAAAGAGAATGCTGAGAAACTTGGTGTAGAGCTTGAAGGGGAAATAGACTGGAGGGCAAAAGCTTACGTGAACTACCTACTTAACACCGCATACGCTGGAAGCTTTTTGGAAGGCTTTACGGCATTCTATTGCGAGGAGAGGGCTTATTATGAGGCCTGGAAGTGGGTTAAAGAAAATCTAAAAGAGAAAAGCCCATACATAGATTTCATCAATCACTGGAGTTCGGAAGATTTTAGGAAGTACGTCGAGAGGATAGAGGAAATTCTAAACTCTTTAGCCGAAATGCACGGAGATTTCGAAAAGGAGAGGGCGAAGAAGGTCTTCTTGGAGGTATCTGAATTCGAGTTACTCTTTTGGGATATAGCCTATGGAGGGATAGAATATGGAGGAGATAAAACCAGTAAAGGAGAAGATATTTGA
- the tenA gene encoding thiaminase II, giving the protein MITERLRRDADHIWRKIFEHPFVVQLYSGNLPMEKFKFYVLQDFNYLVGLTRALAVIASKADYPLLAELIELAREEITTEMKNYEELLKELGLTLEDAIKTEPTLVNSAYMDFMLSTAYKGRVVEGLTALLPCFWSYAEIAEYHKDKLDGNPVEIYREWGRVYLSEEYLSLVSRLREIIDSLGGDYERLREIFITGSKFELAFWEMAWRGGDVF; this is encoded by the coding sequence GTGATAACCGAGAGGCTTAGGAGGGATGCCGACCATATATGGAGGAAAATATTCGAGCATCCTTTTGTCGTTCAGCTCTATTCTGGAAACTTGCCCATGGAGAAATTCAAATTCTACGTTCTGCAGGACTTTAACTACCTAGTAGGTCTAACTAGGGCCCTCGCTGTAATAGCATCGAAGGCAGATTACCCATTATTGGCCGAGCTCATAGAGCTCGCCAGGGAGGAAATAACCACCGAGATGAAGAACTACGAGGAGTTACTCAAGGAACTTGGCCTTACCCTGGAGGATGCCATTAAAACCGAACCAACGCTGGTTAACTCAGCTTATATGGACTTTATGCTATCAACGGCCTATAAAGGGAGGGTCGTTGAGGGCTTAACCGCTTTATTACCTTGTTTCTGGAGTTACGCGGAGATAGCCGAGTATCATAAAGATAAACTCGATGGGAATCCCGTCGAGATATACAGGGAATGGGGAAGAGTATACCTCAGTGAAGAGTATCTAAGCCTAGTCAGTAGACTTAGAGAAATTATAGATTCCCTGGGAGGAGATTACGAGAGGCTCAGGGAGATATTCATTACAGGAAGTAAGTTCGAGTTGGCCTTCTGGGAGATGGCCTGGAGGGGTGGGGATGTTTTCTGA
- a CDS encoding DUF257 family protein yields the protein MVSEFYEFLENKHYGETVLIENSSILGVEAILLLLIKHYRNKSIPVLIEDILDTFPLYLKHITLMGVKLDMSNVKVMKIGGSEDVGNITSKIKMESDPSMYLSRYGNEFQRVSPQENFIDIVLGFDRLFVLDSASSLTMEVLKAAKSYTLRKNRLAFYIVEKGMLENLSPSPLVILENLATSVLELSQDRNLLIIKFLKDPWAFRSGIKEISIPLEDIF from the coding sequence ATGGTAAGCGAATTTTACGAATTTTTAGAAAATAAGCACTATGGTGAGACAGTATTGATTGAGAACTCTTCCATCCTGGGGGTTGAAGCGATTCTGTTGTTGCTGATAAAACATTACCGTAACAAAAGTATCCCAGTACTAATTGAAGATATCCTCGACACGTTTCCCCTTTATCTAAAACATATCACCCTCATGGGCGTTAAACTCGACATGTCAAATGTAAAGGTTATGAAAATAGGTGGAAGTGAGGATGTTGGGAACATAACCTCGAAAATTAAAATGGAAAGTGACCCTTCAATGTACCTGTCAAGGTATGGGAACGAATTTCAAAGGGTGTCACCGCAGGAAAACTTCATTGACATTGTTTTAGGATTTGACAGGCTTTTCGTTTTAGATTCGGCATCTTCTTTGACTATGGAAGTTTTAAAAGCGGCAAAATCTTACACTTTAAGGAAAAATAGGTTGGCCTTTTACATAGTTGAGAAGGGAATGCTAGAGAACCTATCCCCCAGTCCGCTAGTGATCCTTGAGAACTTGGCAACTTCCGTCTTGGAGCTCTCCCAGGATAGAAACTTGCTGATAATAAAGTTCCTTAAAGATCCCTGGGCCTTTAGGTCTGGAATTAAGGAGATAAGCATCCCATTGGAGGACATCTTCTAA
- a CDS encoding DUF257 family protein, with translation MNTVIDNIKFGETAIVLYPSNSYVRELLLNSALKYSRSNNVPILIDDNLDSLALVQRNLRVLGIDEDFRDVYVVKTGGKYNVGNVVARVPFHPDPRVYIQLYAEKTSSLKIDGYLNISLGIEDLFSSLTSPHEMYVLILSIQRFLGNTRRKAIYIINEDSLRTVPKEIKFELERLASTVIRASQDLEKVRITILKSTNIELIGKEFKFSMEGLLW, from the coding sequence ATGAACACGGTGATTGACAATATCAAGTTTGGTGAGACGGCAATAGTGCTATATCCTTCGAATTCTTATGTCAGAGAGCTCCTTTTGAATAGTGCACTTAAGTATTCAAGGTCAAACAACGTGCCAATTCTCATTGATGATAACCTGGACTCCCTTGCACTAGTCCAGAGAAATTTGAGGGTTCTTGGAATAGATGAAGACTTCAGAGACGTGTACGTTGTAAAGACTGGGGGAAAGTACAACGTGGGAAATGTCGTTGCCAGAGTCCCTTTCCATCCAGACCCGAGGGTATATATTCAACTTTATGCCGAGAAGACAAGTTCACTTAAAATAGATGGGTATTTGAACATCTCACTCGGCATAGAGGATCTGTTTTCGAGTCTGACATCGCCTCATGAAATGTACGTCTTAATTTTAAGTATTCAACGTTTCCTTGGGAATACGAGAAGAAAAGCAATATACATAATTAACGAGGATTCACTAAGAACTGTTCCAAAGGAAATTAAGTTCGAATTAGAGAGACTTGCAAGCACAGTAATAAGGGCATCCCAGGATCTAGAGAAGGTTCGCATTACAATTCTGAAAAGCACCAACATAGAGCTCATTGGGAAAGAGTTCAAATTTTCTATGGAGGGATTGTTATGGTAA